A genomic region of Salvia splendens isolate huo1 unplaced genomic scaffold, SspV2 ctg650, whole genome shotgun sequence contains the following coding sequences:
- the LOC121790879 gene encoding delta-1-pyrroline-5-carboxylate synthase-like translates to MEAADSTRSFLRDVKRIVIKVGTAVVTQADGRLALGRVGSLCEQIHELITDGYEVILVTSGAVGVGRQRLRYRRLVNSSFADLQKPQVELDGKACAAVGQNGLMALYDTLFSQLDTSSAQLLVTDNDFRDPDFRRQLNETVKSLLSLKVVPIFNENDAISTRKAPYEDASGIFWDNDSLAALLALELKADLLVLLSDVDGLYSGPPSDPHSELIHTYVKESLEGLITFGDKSRVGRGGMTAKVKAAVYAAYAGIPVVITSGFAYGNILKVLGGQRIGTLFHRDAHKWATIGELGVREMAVAARDGSRRLQAMSSHERSKILLSVADALEASEKLITAENEADVAEALKAGYDKALVSRLALKPGKVSSLANSIRVLANMEEPVGRVLKRMELSEGFILEKMSSPLGVLLIIFESRPDALVQIASLAIRSGNGLLLKGGKEARRSNAILHKIITSALPKSVGEGLIGLVTSREEIPELLKLDDVIDLVIPRGSNKLVSQIKASTKIPVLGHADGICHVYVDKSANMDMAKKIVVDAKTDYPAACNAMETLLVHKDLVQTGGLNELIVDLQTKGVKIFGGPRASSSLDIPEALSLHHEYSSLACTIEIVDDVNAAIDHIHQHGSAHTDCIVTDDDEVAEIFLRQVDSAAVFHNASTRFSDGFRFGLGAEVGISTSRIHARGPVGVEGLLTTRWLARGKGQVVNGDKDIVYTHKEMSLQA, encoded by the exons ATGGAGGCTGCTGATTCCACTCGTTCGTTTCTCAGAGATGTCAAACGCATCGTCATCAAG GTGGGAACAGCCGTAGTAACTCAAGCCGATGGGCGACTAGCTCTTGGAAGAGTAGGCTCACTTTGTGAGCAG ATCCACGAACTCATCACTGATGGCTACGAGGTGATTTTGGTGACATCAGGTGCTGTTGGTGTTGGCCGTCAACGGCTTAGATACCGGAGATTAGTTAACAGCAG CTTCGCAGACCTCCAAAAGCCGCAAGTGGAACTTGATGGAAAAGCTTGTGCAGCTGTTGGACAAAATGGTCTTATGGCTCTGTATGACACTTTGTTCAGCCAG TTGGATACGTCCTCAGCACAACTTCTAGTAACTGATAATGATTTTAGAGACCCAGACTTCAGAAGGCAACTGAATGAGACTGTGAAGTCTTTGTTGTCACTGAAGGTGGTTCCAATATTCAATGAAAATGATGCAATCAGTACCAGAAAAGCTCCATATGAG GACGCTTCTGGAATATTTTGGGATAATGACAGTTTAGCGGCTCTCCTGGCACTGGAGCTAAAAGCTGATCTCCTTGTTCTATTGAGTGATGTAGACGGTCTTTATAGTGGCCCACCAAGTGATCCACATTCTGAACTAATTCATACATACGTTAAGGAAAGCCTTGAGGGTCTGATAACTTTTGGAGACAAATCACGAGTGGGAAGAGGAGGGATGACGGCTAAAGTAAAAGCTGCTGTTTATGCTGCTTATGCTGGCATTCCTGTTGTTATCACCAG CGGTTTCGCATATGgaaatattttaaaagtatTAGGTGGACAACGTATTGGCACACTATTCCACCGAGATGCACATAAATGGGCCACAATAGGAGAATTAGGTGTTAGGGAGATGGCAGTGGCTGCCAGAGATGGTTCGCGGAGGCTGCAG GCAATGTCTTCCCATGAAAGGAGTAAGATTTTGTTGAGTGTTGCGGATGCCTTAGAGGCTAGTGAGAAGCTAATAACTGCTGAAAATGAAGCTGATGTTGCTGAAGCACTAAAGGCTGGATATGACAAGGCGTTAGTATCAAGACTTGCTTTGAAGCCTGGCAAG GTTTCAAGTCTTGCAAATTCTATTCGTGTGCTTGCAAACATGGAAGAGCCAGTTGGTCGGGTTTTGAAAAGAATGGAG CTGTCTGAAGGATTTATCCTGGAGAAAATGTCATCTCCCTTGGGTGTTCTTTTGATCATTTTTGAGTCTCGACCTGATGCATTGGTGCAG ATAGCTTCACTAGCAATTCGAAGTGGGAACGGACTCCTGTTAAAAGGAGGCAAGGAAGCCAGACGATCAAATGCAATTCTACATAAG ATAATAACATCGGCCCTTCCAAAAAGTGTTGGTGAAGGACTTATTGGACTTGTTACTTCAAGAGAAGAGATCCCTGAATTGCTCAAG CTGGATGATGTAATTGACCTTGTGATTCCGAGAGGGAGCAACAAACTTGTATCTCAAATTAAGGCATCAACAAAGATTCCTGTTCTTGGACACGCTG ATGGAATATGTCATGTATATGTAGATAAGTCTGCAAATATGGACATGGCTAAGAAAATTGTTGTAGATGCAAAAACAGATTATCCTGCCGCCTGCAATGCAATG GAAACATTGCTTGTTCACAAGGACCTTGTTCAGACTGGCGGTCTAAATGAGCTAATAGTGGATCTTCAAACCAAAG GAGTAAAAATATTTGGTGGACCTCGAGCAAGCTCTTCACTGGACATTCCCGAGGCGCTTTCATTACACCACGAATACAGTTCTCTTGCTTGCACCATTGAGATTGTGGACGATGTAAATGCTGCCATTGATCATATACATCAACATGGAAG TGCACATACGGACTGCATTGTAACTGATGACGATGAGGTTGCTGAAATCTTTTTGCGTCAAGTTGACAG TGCTGCCGTGTTTCACAATGCAAGTACAAGATTCAGTGATGGCTTCCGCTTTGGATTAGGTGCAGAG GTTGGTATCAGTACAAGTCGAATTCACGCCCGTGGTCCTGTAGGTGTTGAAGGATTGCTTACAACACGATG GCTTGCAAGAGGAAAAGGACAAGTGGTGAACGGTGATAAAGACATTGTGTATACTCACAAGGAGATGAGTCTTCAAGCGTGA